Proteins from a genomic interval of Paenibacillus lentus:
- a CDS encoding ABC transporter ATP-binding protein translates to MSVHKIETYPTVLSVNQVSKKIGSKYLVHRLSFDIQKGEVVGLLGPNGAGKTTTIRMIVGLISMSEGDILVKGKSVRRNFTEAVAHIGGIIENPEFYGYMSGYGNLKQFQRMVEGVAEERIHEVVKLVGLEQALHKKVKAYSLGMRQRLGIAQALLHRPSILILDEPTNGLDPAGIREMREYLKQIAREEGIAILVSSHLLSEIELMCSRVVVIQQGELVTVRDLDKPQNEMEYVKLKLRTDNAVRAKERLQRMEEVTIASIAPEQKEITVVVRDRHIPRIVQALSEERIGLYRMEESRESLEDEFLRWTGGNYIA, encoded by the coding sequence ATGAGCGTACACAAAATAGAGACATATCCTACCGTGCTTTCGGTGAATCAGGTGAGTAAGAAGATTGGGAGCAAGTATCTTGTTCATCGGCTGTCGTTTGATATACAAAAAGGGGAGGTCGTTGGGTTGCTGGGGCCTAATGGGGCGGGCAAGACGACGACTATCCGGATGATTGTTGGCCTCATTTCCATGAGCGAAGGCGACATTCTCGTCAAAGGAAAGAGCGTGCGTCGAAATTTTACAGAAGCTGTCGCCCACATCGGCGGCATTATTGAGAACCCGGAGTTCTATGGTTATATGAGCGGCTACGGTAATTTGAAGCAATTTCAACGGATGGTAGAGGGGGTTGCGGAGGAGCGAATTCACGAGGTTGTGAAACTAGTTGGACTCGAGCAGGCACTGCATAAGAAGGTAAAGGCGTATTCGCTTGGCATGCGCCAGCGGTTGGGTATTGCGCAGGCGCTGCTGCATAGGCCATCGATTCTTATCCTCGATGAACCGACGAACGGACTCGATCCGGCGGGCATCCGCGAGATGCGGGAGTATTTAAAGCAGATTGCCCGTGAGGAAGGAATCGCGATTCTCGTATCCAGCCATTTGCTGTCAGAGATAGAGCTGATGTGCAGTCGGGTCGTCGTGATCCAGCAAGGCGAGCTTGTGACGGTAAGAGATTTAGATAAGCCTCAAAATGAAATGGAGTACGTGAAGCTAAAGCTGCGGACTGATAATGCCGTGCGAGCCAAAGAAAGGCTTCAGCGAATGGAGGAGGTTACCATTGCCAGCATTGCTCCGGAGCAGAAGGAAATCACGGTTGTTGTACGTGATCGTCACATTCCTCGTATAGTTCAAGCGCTGAGTGAAGAGCGTATCGGCTTGTATCGCATGGAGGAAAGCCGGGAATCGTTGGAGGATGAATTCCTTAGATGGACAGGAGGGAATTATATTGCGTAG
- a CDS encoding NUDIX hydrolase produces the protein MTPKWLEWAKQIQAIAQTGLAYTKDVYDAERYEQLRKISIDILDSYTTVDREIIELSFANERGYATPKVDIRGVVFKDNKVLLVKEKHDGGWALPGGWGDIGLSPSEVVVKEIKEEAGYEAKPIRLLAVLDKKFHQHPPEPYHIYKIFIQCEIVGGEAAAGLETNDVAFFAENRLPQLSLQRNTEEQIKMMFGFQRNPDQPTMVD, from the coding sequence ATGACTCCAAAATGGCTGGAATGGGCGAAGCAAATACAGGCTATCGCGCAGACCGGGCTTGCCTATACCAAGGATGTCTATGATGCTGAACGCTATGAGCAGCTCCGGAAAATTAGCATTGACATATTGGATAGCTATACAACGGTGGATCGAGAGATTATTGAACTGTCTTTTGCCAACGAGCGGGGATATGCGACGCCAAAGGTCGACATTCGCGGTGTTGTTTTTAAGGATAACAAGGTACTGCTCGTCAAAGAGAAGCATGACGGTGGCTGGGCATTGCCCGGCGGGTGGGGAGACATTGGACTGTCTCCTTCTGAAGTAGTGGTGAAGGAAATTAAGGAGGAAGCGGGGTATGAAGCGAAGCCGATTCGTTTGCTCGCCGTACTGGATAAGAAATTTCATCAGCATCCTCCAGAGCCATATCATATCTATAAAATATTTATTCAATGCGAAATTGTCGGTGGTGAAGCCGCCGCGGGACTTGAAACGAATGACGTAGCCTTCTTTGCGGAAAACCGCCTCCCACAGCTATCGCTCCAAAGAAACACCGAGGAGCAGATCAAAATGATGTTCGGGTTCCAGAGGAATCCCGATCAGCCGACGATGGTTGATTAA
- the ilvA gene encoding threonine ammonia-lyase IlvA, with the protein MNPTEQETEQRTEQRTEQRTEQRTVGMEEIVRAHHVLKEVVVRTPLQLDATLSAKYECRVFLKREDLQVVRSFKIRGAYNKIRSLSPEELEKGIVCSSAGNHAQGVAFSCNALGIPGAIYMPSTTPNQKVKQVKRFGGSHVEVILTGDTYDDAYEEAMKACREQGMTFIHPFDDAKIVAGNGTIGMEILENLDTAADYVFVTIGGGGLASGVGTYIKAMSPETKLIGVEPLGAASMSESFEQKQVVTLETIDKFVDGAAVKRVGDLNYRICADVLDDIAKVPEGKACTTILDLYNDSAIVVEPAGALAVSALDLYRDEIRGKTVVCVISGGNNDIDRMQEMKERSLIYEGLKHYFMVNFPQRAGALREFLQDVLGPNDDITRFEYTKKHNKENGPALVGIELSDPADYGALVARMDAKGITYTELNRDLNLFNLLI; encoded by the coding sequence ATGAATCCAACGGAACAAGAAACAGAACAACGTACAGAACAACGTACAGAACAACGTACAGAACAACGTACGGTAGGGATGGAAGAGATCGTTCGCGCGCATCATGTGCTTAAGGAAGTTGTGGTGCGTACGCCGCTGCAATTGGATGCGACATTATCGGCAAAATACGAATGCCGTGTATTTTTGAAACGGGAGGATTTGCAGGTTGTTCGTTCTTTCAAAATCCGCGGTGCATATAATAAGATTCGTAGCTTAAGTCCGGAGGAGCTGGAGAAGGGCATCGTTTGTTCCAGTGCGGGCAACCATGCCCAAGGGGTGGCCTTCTCCTGCAATGCGCTGGGAATTCCGGGTGCGATCTATATGCCGAGTACGACGCCGAACCAGAAGGTGAAGCAGGTCAAACGATTCGGCGGCTCTCATGTGGAGGTTATTTTAACGGGCGATACTTATGACGACGCTTATGAGGAAGCGATGAAGGCGTGCCGGGAACAGGGCATGACGTTCATCCATCCGTTTGACGATGCGAAGATTGTTGCGGGCAACGGAACGATTGGCATGGAAATTTTGGAGAATCTGGATACGGCTGCGGACTATGTGTTTGTCACGATCGGCGGGGGCGGATTGGCCTCTGGCGTCGGCACATACATCAAGGCGATGAGTCCGGAGACGAAACTGATTGGGGTTGAGCCGCTAGGCGCTGCTTCGATGAGCGAATCCTTCGAGCAGAAGCAGGTCGTTACGCTGGAGACGATCGATAAGTTCGTAGATGGCGCAGCTGTGAAGCGTGTGGGTGATTTGAATTATCGCATATGCGCTGATGTGCTGGATGATATTGCAAAGGTGCCGGAAGGGAAGGCGTGCACGACGATTCTTGATTTATATAATGACAGTGCAATTGTTGTAGAGCCTGCCGGGGCACTGGCCGTCTCTGCTCTTGATCTGTATCGGGATGAAATTCGCGGCAAAACGGTCGTCTGCGTCATCAGCGGCGGCAATAATGATATTGATCGTATGCAGGAAATGAAGGAGCGTTCGCTCATATATGAGGGACTGAAGCATTATTTCATGGTGAATTTCCCGCAGCGTGCCGGAGCGCTCCGTGAGTTCCTGCAGGATGTGCTGGGGCCGAACGATGATATTACCCGGTTTGAGTATACAAAGAAACATAATAAGGAGAACGGGCCGGCGCTGGTTGGCATTGAGCTCAGTGACCCTGCGGATTATGGGGCGTTGGTCGCCCGCATGGATGCTAAAGGCATCACCTATACGGAGTTGAACCGTGATCTGAATTTATTTAACTTATTAATTTGA
- a CDS encoding ring-cleaving dioxygenase, whose translation MPTTAGIHHITAFVGDVQGNVDFYAGVLGLRLVKKTVNSDAPEIYHLYFGNESGSPGTIITFFPQDGVENGMIGGGQVGVTVYAVPPGSLLFWRKRLKRFGIPYMDISRFGEDYVRFTDNSGLLIDLVERTEGPASTWSFGGVPLQYAIKGFGGALLFSSNSVSTAGVLELILDMKRVAEEEGLIRYQAAGDLGNWIDLNAENIPRSGGGAGTVHHIAWRARDSEEQEEWRRMIEECGLRPTPIIDREYFKAMYFREPGGILFEIATDSPGFTIDELPEHLGEELKLPAKYESRRSAILPHLSSFQVRSLELDEEGAGE comes from the coding sequence ATGCCAACCACGGCAGGAATACATCATATTACGGCGTTTGTGGGGGACGTTCAAGGGAACGTGGATTTTTACGCAGGCGTTCTTGGTCTTAGATTAGTAAAGAAAACGGTGAATTCTGATGCACCGGAAATATATCATTTGTATTTTGGAAATGAGTCGGGCAGCCCAGGAACGATTATCACCTTTTTTCCACAGGACGGTGTGGAGAACGGGATGATTGGTGGAGGCCAGGTCGGAGTTACGGTTTATGCCGTTCCGCCAGGCAGTCTGTTATTCTGGCGCAAACGTCTGAAGAGGTTCGGCATACCTTATATGGACATTTCACGCTTTGGCGAGGACTATGTACGTTTTACAGATAATTCCGGTCTGCTGATCGATCTTGTGGAACGGACCGAGGGACCTGCCAGTACATGGTCATTTGGCGGAGTGCCCTTGCAATATGCTATTAAGGGTTTTGGCGGCGCATTGCTGTTCAGCAGCAATAGCGTAAGTACGGCAGGCGTCCTGGAATTGATTCTCGATATGAAGCGGGTTGCTGAGGAGGAAGGGCTTATTCGGTATCAAGCGGCGGGAGATCTTGGCAACTGGATTGATTTGAACGCCGAGAATATTCCGCGAAGCGGCGGTGGAGCGGGAACGGTTCACCATATCGCTTGGCGGGCAAGGGATAGCGAGGAGCAGGAGGAGTGGCGGAGAATGATTGAAGAGTGCGGACTTCGCCCAACGCCGATCATCGATCGCGAGTATTTCAAAGCGATGTATTTCCGGGAACCTGGCGGGATTTTGTTTGAAATTGCCACTGACTCACCGGGCTTTACAATAGACGAACTGCCGGAGCACCTTGGTGAGGAGCTCAAGCTGCCTGCAAAGTATGAGTCGCGTCGCAGTGCAATACTTCCCCATTTGAGCAGCTTTCAGGTTCGTTCATTGGAACTGGATGAAGAAGGGGCAGGGGAATGA
- the purD gene encoding phosphoribosylamine--glycine ligase has protein sequence MDILVIGGGGREHAICCALAKSPKAGTIYCAPGNAGIGQVAEIVPIAVNEFDKLTAFAQEKQVGLVVVGPDDPLADGIVDAFEAKKIPVFGPRKNAAHIEGSKTFMKDLLKKYNIPTAAYEKFDNYDDAKAYLDLQKLPIVIKADGLAAGKGVTVAFTREEAEAALKDIMVSKVFGDAGSQVVIEEFLEGQEMSILAFVDGEVVRPMSAAQDHKQVYDHDKGPNTGGMGTYSPLPHIAESIIEEAVETIIKPTAKAMVAEGRPFRGVLFAGLMISPDGKPKTIEFNARFGDPETQVVLPRLKSDLLEIFLASVNGTLDQVEIEWSDEAAVCVVLASGGYPASYPKGLPISGLDEIEDAFVFHAGTAKNEAGEWITNGGRVLGVVGLGQDIAEARDKAYAAAERITFEGKHQRSDIAAKALV, from the coding sequence ATGGACATTTTAGTGATTGGCGGTGGCGGCCGGGAGCATGCGATTTGTTGTGCGCTGGCTAAAAGCCCGAAGGCAGGCACAATTTATTGCGCGCCGGGCAATGCGGGAATTGGTCAAGTAGCCGAGATTGTTCCGATTGCGGTCAATGAGTTCGATAAATTGACGGCATTTGCCCAGGAGAAGCAGGTTGGCTTGGTGGTTGTCGGGCCAGATGATCCGCTGGCAGATGGTATTGTAGATGCGTTCGAGGCAAAGAAGATTCCTGTATTCGGGCCAAGAAAGAATGCGGCTCATATCGAGGGCAGCAAGACGTTTATGAAGGACTTGTTGAAAAAATACAATATTCCAACGGCTGCCTATGAGAAGTTCGACAATTATGATGATGCTAAAGCGTACCTTGATCTGCAGAAGCTGCCAATTGTCATTAAGGCGGACGGGCTGGCTGCGGGCAAAGGAGTAACGGTAGCTTTTACACGTGAGGAAGCGGAAGCTGCCTTGAAGGACATTATGGTTAGCAAGGTATTTGGCGATGCTGGCAGCCAGGTGGTCATCGAGGAGTTCCTGGAAGGACAGGAAATGTCGATCCTTGCATTTGTAGATGGAGAAGTTGTACGTCCGATGTCGGCAGCGCAGGATCATAAGCAGGTTTATGATCATGATAAAGGACCAAATACAGGCGGCATGGGGACATACTCTCCGCTGCCGCATATCGCGGAATCCATCATTGAGGAAGCGGTCGAGACGATCATTAAGCCAACGGCCAAGGCGATGGTGGCTGAGGGTCGCCCATTCCGGGGCGTGCTGTTTGCCGGGTTGATGATTTCGCCGGATGGCAAGCCGAAGACGATTGAATTTAATGCGAGATTTGGTGATCCGGAAACTCAGGTTGTGCTTCCAAGACTTAAGAGCGATTTGCTAGAGATCTTTCTTGCATCCGTTAACGGAACCTTGGATCAGGTAGAGATCGAATGGAGCGATGAAGCGGCGGTATGCGTCGTACTAGCTTCTGGAGGTTATCCAGCGTCCTATCCGAAGGGATTGCCGATCTCCGGGCTGGATGAAATTGAGGATGCGTTTGTATTCCATGCAGGAACAGCGAAGAATGAGGCTGGAGAGTGGATCACGAACGGTGGCCGTGTATTGGGCGTCGTCGGGCTAGGACAAGATATTGCTGAAGCTCGTGATAAGGCCTATGCCGCCGCGGAACGTATCACCTTCGAGGGCAAGCATCAGCGTTCCGATATTGCAGCGAAAGCCTTAGTATAA
- the purH gene encoding bifunctional phosphoribosylaminoimidazolecarboxamide formyltransferase/IMP cyclohydrolase, translating to MSIKRALVSVSDKTGIVDFCRGLSQLGVEIISTGGTKNLLSKEGIPVIGISDVTGFPEVLDGRVKTLHPAVHSGLLAIRDSAEHQAQMKELGLDYIDLVVVNLYPFQETIAKPDVTYEDAIENIDIGGPTMLRSAAKNHAFVSVVVDSGDYSKVLDEIAAEGDTTLDTRKQLAAKVFRHTAAYDALISDYLSNVNGDALPERFTVTYEKIQDLRYGENPHQKAAFYRKPLAAADTLTSAEQLHGKELSYNNINDANAALQIVKEFEEPAVVVVKHMNPCGVGIGTSISEAFRKAHEADPVSIFGGIVAANRIIDEATALQLKEIFLEIILAPGFTDEALALLTQKKNIRLLKINGLELGANRKSQLVVTSIDGGMIVQESDVHSLQESDLKVVTDRAPSEEELKQLLFAWKVVKHVKSNAIVLAKDNMTIGVGAGQMNRVGSAKIAIEQAGEKVEGSVLSSDAFFPMGDTVEAAAKAGVTAIIQPGGSVKDEESIQMANKYGVAMVFTSIRHFKH from the coding sequence GTGAGTATCAAAAGAGCGCTGGTTAGTGTTTCGGATAAAACGGGTATCGTGGATTTTTGCCGCGGGCTGTCGCAATTAGGAGTAGAGATTATTTCAACGGGAGGAACGAAAAACCTGTTGTCGAAGGAAGGTATCCCTGTCATTGGTATTTCCGATGTTACGGGCTTCCCTGAGGTACTCGATGGCCGTGTGAAGACGCTGCATCCAGCAGTCCATAGCGGACTTCTGGCAATACGGGACAGCGCAGAGCATCAAGCGCAAATGAAGGAGCTTGGCCTGGATTATATCGATCTGGTAGTTGTCAATCTTTATCCGTTCCAGGAGACGATTGCGAAGCCGGATGTCACTTATGAAGATGCGATTGAGAATATCGACATTGGCGGGCCAACGATGCTGCGTTCCGCTGCAAAAAACCATGCTTTTGTCAGTGTAGTTGTGGATTCGGGCGACTATAGCAAGGTGCTGGATGAGATTGCAGCCGAAGGAGATACGACCCTGGATACGCGCAAACAGCTTGCGGCCAAAGTTTTTCGCCATACGGCAGCTTACGATGCTTTGATTTCCGATTATTTGTCGAATGTGAATGGCGACGCGCTTCCTGAACGCTTTACGGTCACGTATGAGAAGATCCAGGATCTTCGTTATGGCGAAAATCCGCACCAGAAGGCAGCGTTCTACCGCAAACCGCTGGCTGCAGCGGATACGCTCACTTCGGCGGAGCAACTGCACGGTAAAGAGCTTTCCTATAATAACATCAATGATGCGAATGCAGCACTGCAAATCGTCAAGGAATTCGAAGAGCCTGCTGTCGTCGTTGTTAAGCATATGAATCCTTGCGGCGTGGGGATTGGAACCAGCATTTCCGAGGCATTCCGCAAAGCGCATGAGGCTGATCCGGTATCGATCTTTGGCGGAATCGTTGCAGCGAACCGCATTATTGACGAAGCAACAGCTTTACAGCTCAAGGAGATTTTCTTGGAAATCATCCTTGCTCCTGGATTCACGGATGAAGCATTAGCTCTATTAACGCAGAAGAAGAACATCCGGTTGTTGAAAATCAATGGCCTGGAGCTAGGAGCCAACCGTAAAAGCCAACTGGTGGTTACCTCCATCGACGGTGGCATGATCGTCCAAGAGAGCGATGTTCATTCCCTGCAGGAGTCTGATTTGAAGGTTGTTACCGATCGTGCTCCTTCTGAGGAGGAATTGAAGCAGCTTTTGTTTGCCTGGAAAGTAGTTAAGCATGTTAAGTCTAATGCGATCGTGCTGGCAAAAGACAATATGACGATCGGCGTAGGTGCTGGTCAGATGAACCGCGTCGGCTCGGCGAAAATCGCTATTGAACAGGCAGGGGAAAAAGTGGAGGGCAGCGTGCTGTCTTCGGATGCATTCTTCCCGATGGGCGATACGGTTGAGGCTGCGGCTAAAGCTGGGGTGACGGCGATTATTCAGCCCGGTGGCTCGGTTAAGGACGAGGAATCGATTCAAATGGCGAATAAGTATGGGGTTGCCATGGTCTTCACCAGCATCCGCCACTTCAAGCACTAG
- the purN gene encoding phosphoribosylglycinamide formyltransferase, giving the protein MMDRSVGSGSPYRIAVFASGQGSNFQTLIDASHKGILGAEIVLLVCNKPEAPVVERARRAGIDCFLFERKAYSRREDYEAEIAAELERRGVDLIVLAGYMLLLTPVLVDAYQGRMINIHPSLLPSFPGKDAIGQAWSYGVKVTGVTVHLVDGGMDTGPVIAQKIVEIEQADTIEALEEKIRAAEHDLYPQVVNWFAEGRIRIDGRKITIS; this is encoded by the coding sequence ATGATGGATCGATCTGTAGGAAGCGGCAGCCCTTATCGGATTGCGGTGTTTGCTTCCGGGCAGGGAAGTAATTTTCAAACGCTTATAGACGCTTCCCACAAGGGTATACTAGGGGCGGAAATCGTACTGCTAGTCTGCAATAAGCCGGAGGCTCCCGTTGTCGAACGGGCGCGGCGGGCTGGGATAGATTGCTTTCTATTTGAACGAAAAGCCTACTCCCGCCGGGAAGACTATGAAGCGGAGATTGCTGCAGAGTTGGAACGCAGAGGCGTAGATTTGATCGTGCTTGCAGGTTACATGCTGCTTCTCACCCCGGTTCTTGTAGATGCGTATCAAGGGCGGATGATTAATATCCACCCTTCCCTGCTGCCGTCTTTTCCAGGAAAGGATGCGATCGGGCAGGCTTGGTCTTATGGTGTTAAAGTCACCGGTGTCACTGTGCATCTGGTTGACGGTGGAATGGATACCGGACCGGTCATTGCCCAGAAGATCGTCGAAATCGAGCAGGCGGATACGATTGAAGCTCTCGAAGAGAAGATTCGCGCTGCTGAGCACGATTTATATCCGCAGGTGGTTAATTGGTTTGCAGAGGGAAGGATTCGGATTGATGGGCGGAAGATTACGATCTCTTAG
- the purM gene encoding phosphoribosylformylglycinamidine cyclo-ligase, whose amino-acid sequence MSEAYKNAGVDIAAGNEAVERMKSHVKRTYRPEVLTDLGGFGALFGLNKDKYEEPVLVSGTDGVGTKLKIAFAMDKHDTIGIDAVAMCVNDVVVQGAEPLFFLDYLACDKVIPAKIEAIVSGIADGCSQSGCALIGGETAEMPGMYAEGEYDIAGFTVGVVDKSKIINGSTIAAGDTIIGLASSGVHSNGFSLVRKLLLEQCGYGLHDSLPELDGALLGDVLLTPTKLYVKPVLALLEQVQVKGMAHITGGGFIENIPRVLPEHVDAEIDYGAWPILPIFDLLQKKGDVSNRDMFTTFNMGIGLVIVVAAKDADKTLETLRAAGETPYVIGRVTEGNREVKFTGAEV is encoded by the coding sequence GTGTCTGAAGCCTATAAAAATGCCGGTGTGGATATCGCAGCGGGCAATGAAGCGGTAGAGCGGATGAAGAGCCACGTCAAGCGGACGTATCGTCCTGAAGTGTTAACCGATTTGGGTGGCTTTGGCGCTTTGTTCGGTTTGAACAAAGATAAATATGAGGAGCCAGTCCTTGTTTCGGGGACGGATGGCGTCGGAACGAAGTTAAAAATCGCCTTTGCAATGGACAAACATGATACGATCGGGATTGATGCGGTGGCGATGTGCGTTAATGACGTTGTTGTTCAAGGGGCAGAGCCACTCTTTTTCTTGGACTATCTGGCGTGCGACAAAGTAATTCCGGCTAAAATTGAAGCGATTGTGTCCGGGATTGCCGATGGCTGTAGTCAATCTGGATGTGCCTTGATCGGAGGAGAGACTGCTGAAATGCCTGGCATGTACGCCGAAGGCGAATATGATATTGCTGGATTCACGGTGGGTGTTGTGGATAAGAGCAAGATTATTAATGGAAGTACGATTGCAGCGGGCGATACGATTATCGGTCTGGCCTCCAGTGGTGTGCACAGCAACGGCTTCTCACTTGTTCGCAAGCTGTTGCTTGAACAATGCGGCTATGGCCTGCATGATTCTTTGCCTGAGCTTGACGGCGCTCTGCTGGGCGATGTGCTGTTGACGCCGACGAAGCTGTATGTGAAGCCGGTCCTCGCTTTGCTGGAACAGGTGCAGGTGAAAGGGATGGCGCATATTACAGGCGGTGGATTTATTGAAAATATTCCTCGCGTGCTCCCTGAACATGTTGATGCGGAGATCGATTACGGCGCATGGCCGATTTTACCGATCTTTGACTTGCTTCAGAAGAAGGGCGATGTGAGCAACCGCGATATGTTTACGACTTTTAATATGGGAATTGGACTTGTGATTGTGGTGGCTGCGAAAGATGCCGATAAGACGCTAGAGACTTTGCGTGCTGCAGGTGAAACCCCTTATGTGATCGGCCGTGTGACGGAAGGCAACAGGGAAGTGAAGTTTACAGGAGCGGAAGTATAA
- the purF gene encoding amidophosphoribosyltransferase, producing the protein MSDAIIPQGLWTGDYYNQGTGKNDIFDTLKEECGVFGVFGHPEAASLSYYGLHALQHRGEESAGLCVTNGDEFNYYRGMGLVKEVFDRDRLSSLHGERSIGHVRYSTNGDTSLMNAQPLIFKYRDGDLAVATNGNIVNAPQIRHQLEQSGSIFQTTSDTEVIAHLIARSSKDFVEAARDALGQLVGGFAFLLLTNDKMIAASDRHGLRPLTMGRLGDAYLFSSETCAFEVVGAETVRDILPGEMLVLDREGIHEDRYAEPQRKALCAMEYIYFSRPDSDMNGSNIHAARKRMGQVMAQESFVDADVVTGVPDSSISAAIGYAEQTGIPYELGLIKNKYTGRTFIQPSQELREQGVKMKLSAVRRVVEGKRVVMIDDSIVRGTTSRRIVNLLREAGATEVHVRITSPPFKNPCFYGIDTPSRAELIASSKSVEEIRQEINADSLEFLSAEGLISAVEGDNAKNYKGGLCMACFDNDYPTRTNFEGEEKFGCSC; encoded by the coding sequence ATGTCTGATGCAATAATTCCGCAAGGGCTTTGGACAGGAGACTATTACAATCAAGGAACAGGCAAGAATGATATATTTGATACGTTAAAAGAGGAATGCGGTGTATTTGGGGTGTTTGGTCACCCCGAAGCCGCCTCTTTGTCCTATTACGGCCTGCACGCGCTGCAGCACCGGGGCGAAGAGAGCGCGGGACTATGCGTAACGAATGGTGATGAGTTCAATTATTACCGGGGTATGGGGCTCGTGAAGGAAGTGTTTGATCGGGACAGGCTGAGCTCGCTGCATGGCGAACGTTCCATCGGGCATGTTCGCTACTCCACGAACGGCGACACCAGTCTGATGAATGCACAGCCGTTGATTTTTAAATATCGGGACGGGGATCTCGCGGTGGCTACGAACGGCAACATCGTTAATGCCCCGCAAATCCGTCATCAACTGGAACAGAGCGGCTCTATTTTTCAGACGACCAGCGATACGGAAGTGATTGCACATTTGATCGCCCGTTCGTCCAAGGACTTTGTCGAAGCGGCGCGGGACGCACTTGGCCAATTGGTTGGGGGGTTCGCCTTCCTGCTGCTGACGAATGATAAAATGATCGCCGCCAGTGATCGGCATGGGCTTCGCCCGCTGACAATGGGCCGACTGGGCGACGCTTATCTGTTCTCTTCCGAGACCTGCGCGTTTGAGGTTGTTGGAGCGGAGACGGTGCGTGATATATTGCCGGGCGAAATGCTGGTGTTGGACAGGGAAGGCATCCATGAGGATCGTTATGCGGAGCCTCAGCGCAAAGCGTTATGCGCCATGGAATATATTTATTTCTCCCGTCCGGACAGTGACATGAACGGCTCCAATATACATGCGGCTCGTAAACGGATGGGACAAGTCATGGCGCAGGAGTCATTCGTTGATGCCGACGTCGTTACCGGCGTGCCGGATTCCAGTATTTCCGCAGCTATCGGTTATGCCGAGCAGACGGGGATTCCATATGAGCTTGGCTTGATCAAAAATAAATATACAGGCCGTACCTTCATTCAGCCGAGCCAAGAGCTGCGCGAGCAGGGCGTAAAAATGAAGCTCAGCGCCGTGCGGCGGGTCGTCGAAGGCAAGCGCGTCGTGATGATCGACGATTCCATCGTCCGCGGGACGACCTCGCGCCGCATCGTGAATTTGCTGCGCGAAGCGGGAGCGACGGAGGTGCATGTGCGGATCACTTCGCCGCCGTTCAAAAATCCCTGCTTCTATGGGATCGATACACCGAGCCGGGCAGAGCTGATTGCTTCCTCGAAGTCCGTCGAAGAAATCCGCCAGGAAATCAATGCGGATTCCTTGGAATTCTTAAGTGCTGAGGGCTTGATCAGTGCGGTGGAAGGGGATAATGCGAAGAATTATAAAGGCGGACTGTGCATGGCCTGCTTTGATAACGATTATCCGACCCGGACGAATTTTGAGGGGGAGGAAAAGTTCGGCTGCAGTTGTTAA